ACGCCCGGCGTCCTCGGCGGAAAATTCGATATCGCCGGTGTATTGCCGCGCCCAGCCGATCGACTTGACCGCCTGCTCGACCACTTGGTCCGGCGTCATCCGCAGCTTCTTTTCCATATGGATCGGCGAAGTTGCGATGAAGGTATGAATCCGCCCCGACTTGGCTGGCTTGATCGCCTCGCCGGCACGCCGGATGTCGTTTTCGTTGGCCCGTGCCAGCGAGCAGACGGTCGAATCCTTGATTGCCTGCGCGATCGAGTGGATCGAATCGAAATCACCAGGGGAAGCGGCGGCAAAGCCGGCCTCGATCACGTCGACCCGCATCTTTTCCAGCTGACGGGCGACACGAATCTTCTCTTCCTTGGTCATCGACGCGCCGGGGCTCTGCTCGCCGTCGCGCAAGGTGGTATCGAAAATGACAAGATGCTGTTTCATCGAAAACTCCGTAAATCAGATTGCCTTGCGCTTGAACAGGCCAAGCGCGGCGAGGACGTAGCCGGACAGGCCGTAGAGCACGAAAAAGCCGAACAAGGCAATTTCCGGACTATAGGCAACCAGCGCAAAACCGAGGGCAATCGCGGCAATCACGAAGAACGGCACGCTCTTCTTCAGATTGACGTCCTTGAAGCTGTAATAGCGGATATTGGAGACCATGGTCACGCCGGCAAAAATGGTCAGCACGCAGGCAATCCCGCGCACGTCGGCGCCGGCCACCCCGGAAACGATCATCACCCAGACGAAACCAGCCACCAACGCCGCCGCCGCCGGAGACGGCAAGCCCTGGAAGAAGCGTTTGTCGACCACTTCCAGCGTGGTATTGAAGCGCGCCAGGCGCAAAGCCGCACCGGCACAGTAAATGAAGGCGGAAATCCAGCCCAGGCGGCCGAGATCCTGCAACGCCCATTCGTACATCACCAGCGCCGGCGCCGCGCCAAAGCTAACCATGTCGGACAGGGAATCATATTCGGCGCCAAACGCCGATTGGGTATTGGTCAGCCGCGCAACGCGGCCATCGAGACCATCGAGAACCATGGCGATGAAAATCGCCATCGCTGCCCGTTCAAAATCCCCCTGCATCGCCTGGACAATGGCGAAAAAGCCGGCAAACAACGCCGCCGTGGTAAACAGGTTGGGCAGCACGTAAATACCGCGCCGCTTGACTTCGGGATTGAACAGGGTCTTTCGGGGCTTGAGTTCAGTCATTGGCAAACAATCCACGGGCAATCCGAAGAGGATACACCCGGACAGCGTCAAAATCCGCAAACAACAAGGGCGGTGCAGTTTCCCACACCGCCCGAAGCGAAGACGAGGCTAGGCACAAGCGCCCGGACAATCCGTCAGTACGGCAAACGCCGCCTCGCCAAGCCAGTCAATGACCAATTAGTTCTTGGTCTGATCAACCAGCTTGTTCTTCTTGATCCACGGCATCATGTCGCGCAACTGGCCGCCGACCGTTTCGATCGGATGCACGGCATTGAGGCGACGACGGGCAGTCATGCTCGGGTAGTTGGTACGACCTTCGAGGATGAACATCTTGGCGTACTCGCCGGTCTGGATGCGCTTCAGGGCGTTGCGCATGGCTTCGCGGGACTGCTCGTTGATCACTTCCGGACCGGTCACGTACTCGCCGTATTCGGCGTTGTTCGAGATCGAGTAGTTCATGTTGGCGATGCCGCCTTCGTACATCAGGTCGACGATCAGCTTCAGTTCATGCAGACACTCGAAGTAGGCCATTTCCGGAGCATAACCGGCTTCAACCAGGGTTTCGAAGCCCATCTTGACCAGTTCGACGGCGCCGCCGCACAGAACAGCCTGCTCACCGAACAGGTCGGTCTCGGTTTCTTCGCGGAAGTTGGTCTCGATCACGCCACCCTTGGTGCCGCCGTTGGCAGCTGCATAGGAGAGTGCAATGTCCTTGGCCTTGCCGGAGACGTCCTGGTAAATGGCGATCAGGGACGGCACACCGCCACCCTTCAGGTACTCGGAGCGCACGGTGTGGCCCGGGCCCTTCGGGGCAACCATGATCACATCAAGGTCGGCACGCGGCACAACCTGGTTGTAATGCACGTTGAAGCCGTGTGCGAAGGCCAGGGTCGCGCCCTTCTTGATGTTCGGCTCGACGTCATTCTTGTAGACCTCGGGAATGTTCTCGTCCGGCAGGAGGATCATGACCACATCGGCAGCGGCGACGGCGTCCTTGACTTCCGCAACCTTCAGACCAGCGCCTTCGGCCTTGGCCCAGGAAGCACCGCTCTTGCGCAGGCCGACGGTGACGTTGACGCCGGAGTCGCGCAGGTTCTGAGCGTGGGCATGGCCCTGCGAGCCATAACCAACGATGGTGACGTTCTTGCCCTTGATCAGGGACAGATCGGCGTCCTTGTCGTAATAAACTTTCATGAAATCCTCGTTACAAAACAGACAGTTAAACTTTCAGAATCCGGTCGCCGCGACCAATACCGCAAACCCCGGTACGCACGGTTTCGAGAATCAGGCCGGCATCGAGCGCGGCGATGAAGGAATCGAGTTTGGAGCTGGAACCCGTCAGTTCGATGACATAGGTCGACTCGGTCACGTCGATGATACGGCCGCGGAAAATGTCGGCCATCCGCTTCATCTCTTCGCGGTCCTTGCCGGTCGCGCGCACCTTGATCAACATCAGTTCGCGCTCGACGTGTGCAGCCTCGGAGAGATCAACCACCTTCACCACGTCGACCAGCTTGTTGAGCTGTTTCGTGATCTGCTCCAGCACCTCGTCGGAACCGGAAGTCAGGATGGTCATCCGCGACAGCGAGGGATCTTCCGTCGGTGCCACGGTCAGGGATTCAATATTGTAGCCACGAGCCGAAAACAGGCCGGAAACACGCGACAGGGCGCCGGCTTCGTTTTCGATCAGGATGGAAATGATATGTCGCATCGTCTTTTCCTTCCCCGCTTACAGGTCTTCAGCGAGGATCATTTCGGTCAGACCCTTGCCTGCCGCCACCATCGGGAAGACGTTGGCCGCCGGGTCGATGATGAAGTCCATGAACACCAGGTCGTCCTTGTGTTCGGTAAATGCCTTGCGCAGGGCCGGTTCGACGTCTTCCGGACGCTCGATCTTCATCCCGACATGGCCGTAGGACTCGGCCAGCTTGACGAAGTCCGGCAGCGAAGTGACGTAGGACTGAGAATAGCGCTTGGAATAGAACATCTCCTGCCACTGGCGGACCATGCCCAGCATGCCGTTGTTCAGGTTGATGATCTTGACCGGCAGACCGTACTGCTTGCAGGTCGACAACTCCTGGATACACATCTGGATCGATGCTTCGCCAGTGATGCAAGCCACCGTCGCATCCGGGTTCGCCATCAGGACGCCCATGCCATACGGCAGACCGACGCCCATGGTGCCGAGACCGCCGGAATTGATCCAGCGGCGCGGCTGGTCGAACTTGTAGTACTGCGCAGCAAACATCTGATGCTGGCCGACGTCGGAAGTAACGAAGGCATTGCCGCCGGTCACTTCATAGAGTTTCTCGACCACGTACTGCGGCATGATGTGCTCGCTCTGGCGATAACGCAGCGAATTGCGACCACGCCAGTCTTCGATCTGCTTCCACCAATCAGGCAGTTCCGGATCGGTCTTGCAGCCGCCGTCGAGCAACTTGAGAATTTCATCAAGGACATCAGCGACATTGCCGACGATCGGCACATCGACCTTGACCCGTTTGGAAATCGAGGAAGGATCGATGTCGATATGGATGACACGGCGCTTTTCCTGGCTGAAATGCTCCGGATTGCCGATCACGCGATCGTCGAAGCGGGCGCCGATCGCCAGCACCACGTCGGCGTAATGCATCGCCATGTTGGCTTCGAAGGTTCCGTGCATGCCGAGCATGCCAACAAACTGCCGGTCAGTGGCAGGGTAGCCACCGAGGCCCATCAGCGTGTTGGTCACCGGGAAATTCAGTTTGCGCGCCAGTTGGGTCAGCTTGTCGGCGGCATCGGAAAGAATCACACCGCCGCCAGTATAGATAATCGGGCGCTTGGCTTCCTGCAGCAACTGGACGGCCTTCTTGATCTGTCCCAGATGCCCCTTGACCACCGGGTTGTAGGAGCGCATCTGGACAGCCTTGGGATATTCGAACTCGCACATCTGTGCGGTGATGTCCTTCGGGATATCGACCACTACCGGACCAGGACGACCGGTCGCCGCGATGTGGAAGGCCTTCTTGATAGTAACAGCGAGATCCTTGACGTCCTTGACCAGGAAGTTGTGCTTGACACAGGGACGGGTGATCCCGACCGTATCGCACTCTTGGAAGGCATCCTGGCCGATGTACTGGGTCGGCACCTGGCCGGTCAGCACCACCATCGGGATCGAATCGCAGTAAGCGGTCGCAATGCCGGTCACGGTATTGGTCACGCCGGGACCGGAGGTCACCAGCGCCACGCCAACCCGCTGCGAGGAGCGCGAGTAGGCATCCGCCGCATGCACGGCAGCCTGCTCGTGGCGAACCAGAATATGTTTGACCTGATCCTGCTTGAAAAGGGCATCGTAAATGTGCAGCACGGACCCGCCCGGGTAACCGAACACACAATCAACCTTTTCTTCCTGCAAGCACCTGATTACAATTTCCGCACCGCTGATCATCATTGCTAGAGCCTAAAAGCTGTTACCCGAAAAGGGCATAACCTTAATCGACCGACCAGTTCCGGTCAAGGTTTGCAGCATGTGCGTATATAATCGGCTCGCGTTAAAGAAGAACGGAAGGCAAGACCCTGGCTGCACCCCATCAACTCTCAAGCTTCCTCGAATCGGTTGAACGCCGAGCCTTCAAGCAGGCGATGTTCGCCGTTCACGACGAGGAAGCCGCGCTGGACATCGTTCAGGACGCCATGCTGAAGCTTGCCGAAAAATACGGCGACCGCCCGGAAGAAGAGTTCCCCATGCTCTTTCAGCGCATCCTGCAGAACACCATCCGCGACTACTACCGACGGAGCAAGGTTCGCTCGATGTGGACCACGCTGCTGTCGGCGTTTTCCAAGGACGACGACGAGGATCACGACCCACTGGAAACCCTGGCCGCCGACGAAGACCAGAAAGGCGAGGCCAGAACCCCCGAAAGCAAGCTACTGCAGGCGCAGACACTGAACCTGATCGAGGACGAAATAAAAAAATTGCCGGCACGTCAACGCGAAGCCTTCCTGATGCGTTACTGGGAGGACATGGACGTCGCTGAGACCGCAGCGGCGATGGGCTGCTCAGAAGGCAGCGTCAAGACCCACTGCTCGCGCGCCACCCACGCGCTCGCAGCCGCCCTGTCGGCGAAAGGTATAGAGCTATGAAGGAAGAACGCTACGCACAACGGATTCGGCAAGCCCTGAATCACGGACTCAAGGACGTTTCCCCGGCCGCTTCGCGGCGGCTGGAGGCCGCCCGTCATCTGGCGCTGAGCAAGCAGAAGCAGACCGCCCCACAACTGGCGCTGAACACCGGCAACCGCCACACCGGCAGCAGTTGGCAGGAGGTTCCCTACGTGCGCCAACTCCTGGCGATTGTCGCCCTGCTGCTGGGCATGTGGATCTCTTTTTACTGGCACAGCGTGCAGTACGTCAGCGAAATCGAGGCCGTCGATAGCGCCCTGCTCGCCGACGACCTGCCGCCCGAAGCTTTTCTCGACGAAGATTTCTTTTCATGGCTCACCGACGACTCCTCGGACGATTGACCCTACTGGCGGCCCTCAGCCTGCCGGTTGCTGCCCAAGTACCAACCACGGCGGTAATTGGCACGCCCCCGCAACCCACCTGGGGCCAATTGAGCGCACAGCAAAAAGGGGTACTGGCCCCGCTGTCCCAGGACTGGGACAAGATGGAAAACATCCGACGGAAAAAATGGCTGGGAATCGCCGACCGCTACCCCAGCATGAAGCCGGAGGAACAGCAACGGATGCAGGAGCGGATGCGTGAATGGGCCGCTCTGACCCCCGAGCAGCGCGCGAAAGTGCGCGGAACCTACAAGGATTTCCAGCAACTACCCGTCGAACAAAAGCAGGTTGTAAAGCAGAAATGGGAGGCTTACAACAGCCTGCCAAGCGAAGAGCGCCAGAAAATCCGCGAAAGCGGCAAATCGGCCAAGCTGCTCGCCCCACCGCCCGAAGCCCCGGCGCCGGAAAGCCCGGCCGAGCCCCCCCCAGCCGAAGCCGGACGTAATTGATGCCGCCCTCCCCCCCCCTGCCCAGCGCCGGACTGGGGCGCCGCCTTGCCAGCCTGCTTTACGAGGGACTGGTCCTGTTTGCAGTATTGCTGATCGGTTTCTGGCTACCGCAAGCCCTGCTTCTCGGCAACGGCATCCAGTTCAGCGCCAGACAACTCTGGCTGCACGTATTCCTGCTATTGATGCTGTACTGCGTCTGGTTCTGGATCAACGGTGGCCAGACCCTGCCGATGAAGACCTGGCGCCTGCGTATCGTAAATGCCAATGGTGGCGCCATCCGTCCGACCCAGGCCTTGCTTCGCTACCTTGCCAGCTGGCCTTGCCTGCTACTTGGCGGCATCGGCATTCTCTGGGCCCTGATCGACAAGGACCGGCAATTCCTGCACGACCGGGTCGCCGGCACCCGCATCGTCCAGGAGCCCGCGAACACCTGATCCAGCCGCCCTCCGGCCAAGGATTGATCCAGTAAAAAAGCCTGCTTTCACGGTCGACCGTAAAAGCAGGCTTTTTTACCACCACCTCTCTGTCGCTTTCAGCGGCGCTCAACCCACCACAGCATTCCGGCCGCGGCCAGCATGAACAGTGCCGACGGCGCAGCCGCACTGGCAAAAGGAGGCCAGGCGTTGATCACGCCGAGGTTGGAGAACAAGCCATTGAGCGCGTAGAAAACGATGCCCAGCATCACTCCGGCGAAAATCTTGAGGCTGACACCGCCGACACGGTCATGCGAATAACCGAAGGGCAAGGCCAGCGCCACCATCACCAGCGCAGTCAGGGGATAAAGCAATTTTTTCCATAGCGCGATCTCGTAGCGTCCGGTTTTCTGCCGGTTCTCAGCCAGATGACGGGTATAGTTAACCAGCCCGAACAGCGACATCCGCTCCGGCGAGACCATCAACACCGACAGCAAATCCGGTGTCACCGCCGATTGCCACCACTCACTTGCCGCCCTTTCGACCCGGGCCGACTCACCGGCCAACGCGGTGCGCACCACTTCATGCAACTGCCAGCCATGCTGCGCATCGTATTCGGCAGTCGCCGCGTCGGTCACCGACTGCAACGCATTTTCGGCGTCAAAACGATAAATCCGCACCTGCTCCAGGCGAGCATCCGGCGTTGCCGAACGAATATTGATAAAGCTTTTGCCATCCTTGACCCAGATGCCACTGCCAAAACCCTGCTGCGCAATCACCCGACTCAAGGCGCGCGCTTTCAACTCCTGCGCCACCCGCTCCGACCAGGGGACCAAGGCTTCGCCCACCAGCAAGGTCAGCAGCGCCAACAGCCCAGCCACTCGGAACAAGGTGAGCAACAAATCGCGGGTAGCCAACCCCGAGGCCCGCAACACGGTGATTTCCGAGTGGCGGGCGAGCGTGGACAGCGCATACAAGGTGCCGATCAGGGTAGCGATCGGAATCAGTTCATAAACCAAACCCGGCATGCTCAGGGAAACAAAAAGCAGTGCTTGCGCAACACCGTAGTCGGCCTTGCCGACATTACGCAGCTCATCGATGAAATCGAAAAAACCGAACAGGGCAAGAAAGGCCGCCAGCACCAGGCCGACCGCAGCCAGGACCTCGCGCATCAAATAGCGCTGATAGAGACCCAAACGCAACATCAACCCTCCCTCCGCTGCCAAGGCATGCGGATCGCCACCCGCCGGTAGAAGAGCAGCAGCAGTGGCAACAGCATTAGCGCATGGACAGCCCAGACACCGACCCAGAACGACAGCTTGCCCTGCGACACCCAAGCCTGACTGACCGATAGCAGATTGCTGTAAATCGCATAAATCAGGATCGCAATCAACATGTTGGCGGAACGCCCGGCACGCGGATTGACATAAGAAAGCGGAATCGCCAGCAAGGCCAGGATCAGCGCCGAAATCGGCATGCCGATTCGCCACACCAGTTCGCCCTGGGCCCCCGCCACCCCACTCGCCGCACTGCGCACCAAGTCATCCAGCGGCATCCGGTTGGGCAAGCGTTCGGCAGGCGTCGCCTCGCCATCCTGAGTACGCACCCAGTAACGCTCGAACTCCATGATCCGGAACGCCGGAGTCCCCGGCTCAACCTCGTAACGCCGCCCCTGTTCCAGCACCACGAAGCGGTCACCGTTATCGGCCGTTTCCTGGGTACCGGTATCGGCCATCACCACCCCCAGACGCCCCTCCTGAATCGAGGCGACAAACACGTTGCCGACGCGACTGGCATCATCGGCCAGCGCCTCGACAAAAAACACCCGCTGGCCGCTCTTGACCTCCCGGAAAGAGCCGGGCGAGACCTGGGACAACTCGCTGCGCACCGACAACCGCTGCTTGTAATCGGCGGTGTTGTAGTTGGCCCACGGCGACAAGAAACCAGAGAGCACCGCAATTGCCACCACCAGCGGCAAGGCAAAGCGGACCACCGGCCCCACCCAGGCCGTCAACGGCTGACCGCAGGAAAACCAGACCACCATTTCGGAATCGCGATAAACCCGCGACAGACTGAGCAGAACAGCGACGAACAAGGTCAGCGACAACAGCACCGGCATGAAATTGAGCGCCGCAAAGCCAAGCAGGGACGCCACTGCCTCGGGCGCAATCCGGCCGCCGGCCGCATCCTTGAGCAATCGGATCAATTGGGTGGAAGTCAGGATCGCCAACAGCGCTACGCTGATGCCGGCCGCCGCCTGGGCGAACTCGCGCCGGGCGGCGCGCTCGAATATCATGTTTTGACGAAAGCGAAAAGAAGCGCGGATAATCCGACGGTTACAGATACTTCCCCGTTCAGGAGCAGCCTGTGGAATTTAGCATAAAAAGCGGTAGCCCGGAAAAACAGCGCACGGCCTGCGTTGTTGTCGGCGTCTACGAAAACCGGAAACTGAGCCTGGCGGCAGAGCTGCTGGATAACGCCTCGGGCGGTTATTTGCAGGAAATCATCAAGCGCGGCGATCTCGACGGCAAGCCCGGCAGCACGCTGATGCTCCATCGAGTGCCCGGCACCGCCTGCGAGCGCGTGCTGCTGATTGGCCTGGGCAAGGAAAAGACTTTCCGCGAAAAGGAATTCAACCGTGCCCTGCGGGCCGCCACCAAGGCACTCAACGATGCCAACCTGGCCGACGCCAGCCTGTTCCTGACCGAACTGCCGGTAAAAAAGCGGGACAGCGCCTGGAGGATTCGCCAGGCTGCGAGTGTTGTCAGCGAGACCAGCTATCGCTTCGACCGCTTCAAGAGCAAGCTGGATGACGCCCGCCCGGGCCTGCGCCGACTGGTTCTGATCGTGGATCGCCGCAACGAACTGCCAGCCGCCGAGGAGGCCCTGCAACAAGGTCTGGCCATTGCTGCCGGCACCACGCTCGCCCGCGACCTGGGCAACCTGCCGCCGAATATCTGCCACCCGACCTATCTGGCCGAACAAGCCCGGCAGCTGGCCAGCGAATTCAAGCTCGATTGCGAAATCCTCGAACGCGCCGACATGGAGGCCCTAGGGATGCACTCGCTACTGGCCGTGGCCCGCGGCTCACAACAGCCGCCCAAGCTGATCGTCCTGCACTACCGAGGCGGCGCCGCGCAGGACAAGCCGATCGTCCTGGTCGGCAAGGGCATCACCTTCGACACCGGCGGCATTTCGCTGAAGCCGGGTGCCGAAATGGACGAAATGAAGTACGACATGTGCGGTGCTGCCGGCGTCATCGGCACCCTGCGCGCAGTCGCCGGCATGCAGTTGCCGATCAACCTGACCATCGTCGTTCCGGCAACGGAAAACATGCCCGACGGCAACGCCACCCGGCCGGGAGACATCGTCACCTCGCTCTCCGGCCAGACCATCGAAATTCTCAACACCGACGCCGAAGGCCGCCTGATCCTGTGCGACGCGCTGACTTACAGCCAGCGCTTCGAACCGGATACCGTGATCGACGTCGCCACCCTCACCGGCGCCTGTGTTGTCGCCCTCGGCCAGGTTGCCAGCGGCCTCTTCGCCAACGATGACCACCTTGCCCGCGAACTGCTCGATGCCGGAGAAGAAGCCGACGACCGCGCCTGGCAAATGCCGCTCTGGGAGGACTATCAGGACCTGCTGAAGAGCCCCTTTGCCGACATGGCGAACATCGGCGGCCGCTGGGGCGGCGCGATTACGGCCGCCTGCTTCCTGGCCCGGTTCACCAAAGAATACCGCTGGGCGCACCTGGACATTGCCGGCACTGCCTGGAAATCGGGTGCCGACAAGGGAGCCACCGGACGCCCGGTCCCCCTGCTGACGCACTACCTGATGCGCTGCGCCGGGAAGCTGAATTGACCGAAGTTTTCTTCTACCACGGCGCTGCCGACCGCATTGCCGCTGCCTGCGCGCTACTTGGCGGTGCAGCGGCGCAAAAGAAGGCGGTACTGGTCTACGCTCCGGAAGCCGGGCTGGCCGCGACTCTCGACCGCAGCCTGTGGACGCACAATGCGCTGAGTTTCGTGCCGCATTGTGCAGTCGACTCGCCACTGGCCGCCGAAACCCCGATCCAGATCGCCGCCTCGGCTGCCGCCCTGGCTACGGCCGGCCCGCGCGAGCGGCTGATGAACCTCGGCCAGCAGGCCGCTCCCGGCTTTGCCAGCTATGCGCGACTGATCGAGGTCGTCGGCCAGGACAAAGAGGAGCGGCGGATTGCCCGCGAGCGCGTACAGTTCTACCGGCAATCCGGTTGCGACGTGCGCTTTTTCGACCTTAGCCAGCGCTGAAACCATGCCCAGCCCCATCCTTGCCCGCGCCAACGCCCTGATGCACCGGCATCGCAGCAACGCCGACGACGGCGATGAAATTCCCGTGCTCACCGATGCGGTTGCCAGCAGCGAGGAAGCCCCGCTGCTGACCGACATCCTGTCGCCGGAAATCGCCCCGGCATTGCCGCCGCTGACGGCCCCTGACCTCTGCCTGGAACCCATCGAACCCGCCGCCCCGGCTGCGCGGCCAGACCCGGCCCCGCAGCCGCCAGAGAATGCGCTGCTGCAGGCTCTTTGCCAGCGCGTCGAAGCCCGCCTGGCGGCAGCCCTGCCCGGACTGATCCAGGCCTGCTTGCAGGAAGTGCTCGCCGAACAGGCTACCGCCCCAGACACAGCGGCACCGCGCGACCTGCTGGCCCCCTGAATTGCATCCGCTACCAGCCGGGAGCGAATCGCTCCGGCTGCCTCCGGTATAATCACCGGTTTTCCCCATTTCCCCGTACAGCCCCATGGAACTCGCCAAAGCCTTCGAGCCGGCCGACATCGAACGTCGCTGGTACCCCGAGTGGGAAGCCCAGAATTACTTCGCCGCCGGCGTCGACCGTAACCAACAGGACAATTTCTGCATCCTGCTGCCGCCGCCCAACGTCACCGGCACCCTGCACATGGGTCACGGCTTCAACCAGACGATCATGGACGCGCTGACCCGCTACTACCGGATGAAGGGCCACAATACGCTGTGGCAACCGGGCACCGACCATGCCGGGATCGCGACGCAAATCGTCGTCGAGCGCCAATTGGACGCGCAGGGCATCTCCCGCCACGACCTCGGCCGCGAGAAGTTCCTGGAAAAGGTCTGGGAATGGAAGGAATACTCCGGCAACACCATCACCAAGCAGATGCGCCGGATGGGCACCAGCCCGGACTGGACGCGTGAGCGCTTCACCATGGATGCCGGCCTCAACCAGGTCGTCACCGAGACCTTCGTCCGCCTCTACAAGGAAGGCCTGATCTACCGTGGCAAGCGCCTGGTGAACTGGGACCCGAAGCTGCACACCGCCGTGTCCGACCTCGAAGTCGTGCAGGAGGAAGAAGACGGCTTCATGTGGCAGATCCGCTATCCGCTGGCCGATGGCAGCGATAGCCTGGTGGTCGCCACCACCCGCCCGGAAACCATGCTCGGCGACACCGCCGTGATGGTCCACCCGGAGGACGAGCGCTACCAGCACATGATCGGCAAGATGGTGAAGCTGCCGCTGACCGACCGCGAAATTCCAGTCATCGCTGACGCCTACGTTGACCGCGAATTCGGCACCGGTTGCGTCAAAGTCACGCCGGCACACGATTTCAACGACTACGCCGTCGGCCAGCGCCACAACCTGCCGATGATCTCGATCCTGACCCTGACCGGCCAGATCAACGACCACGCCCCGGAAAAGTACCGTGGCCTCGACCGCTTCGACGCTCGCAAGGCCGTGGTCGCCGACCTCGAAGCGGCTGGCATTCTGGTCAAGGTCGACAAGCACAAGCTGAAGGTGCCGCGCGGTGATCGCACCGGGGTGGTCATTGAGCCGATGCTCACCGACCAGTGGTTCGTTGCGATGAGCAAGCCGGGCGCTGACGGCAAGTCGATCACCGAAAAGGCGCTCGACGTGGTCCATTCCGGCGAAATCAAGTTCTACCCGGAAAACTGGGTCAATACCTACAACCAGTGGCTGAACAACATCCAGGACTGGTGCATCTCCCGCCAGCTGTGGTGGGGCCATCAGATTCCGGCCTGGTACGGCGTCAATGGCGAAGTCTTCGTCGCCCACAACGAGGAAGAAGCCCGTGCCCAGGCCGATCAGGCCGGCTATGCCGGGCAGCTGACTCGTGACGCCGACGTCCTCGACACCTGGTACTCGTCCGCCCTGTGGCCGTTCTCGACGCTCGACTGGAGCGGTGACGAGGCGCAGGATGCCGCCAACCAGATGCTGCAGCAGTATCTGCCGTCGTCGGTGCTGGTCACCGGCTTCGACATCATCTTCTTCTGGGTCGCCCGCATGGTGATGATGACCAAGCACATCACCGGCAAGATCCCGTTCAAGCACGTCTATGTGCACGGCCTGATCCGCGACGGCGAAGGCCAGAAGATGTCCAAGTCCAAGGGCAACGTGCTCGACCCGATCGACCTGATCGACGGCATCGGCATCGATGCGCTGGTGGAAAAGCGCACCTTCGGCCTGATGAACCCGAAGCAGGCCGAGAGCATCGCCAAGAAAACCAAAAAGGAATTCCCGGACGGCATCCCGGCCTTCGGCACCGACGCGCTGCGCTTCACCTTCGCTTCGCTCGCCAGCCCCGGCCGTGACATCAAGTTCGACCTCAACCGCTGCGACGGTTACCGCAATTTCTGCAACAAGCTGTGGAACGCCACCCGCTTCGTGCTGATGAACGTCGAAGGCCAGGACCTGGCGCTCGAACACGAACAAGGGCGCGGCGGTGCATGCACGGTCGACGGTGAGAAAAAGCTGAAATTCAGCTTCGCCGACCG
This genomic window from Dechloromonas sp. ZY10 contains:
- the ilvN gene encoding acetolactate synthase small subunit — translated: MRHIISILIENEAGALSRVSGLFSARGYNIESLTVAPTEDPSLSRMTILTSGSDEVLEQITKQLNKLVDVVKVVDLSEAAHVERELMLIKVRATGKDREEMKRMADIFRGRIIDVTESTYVIELTGSSSKLDSFIAALDAGLILETVRTGVCGIGRGDRILKV
- a CDS encoding DUF3106 domain-containing protein — translated: MAHRRLLGRLTLLAALSLPVAAQVPTTAVIGTPPQPTWGQLSAQQKGVLAPLSQDWDKMENIRRKKWLGIADRYPSMKPEEQQRMQERMREWAALTPEQRAKVRGTYKDFQQLPVEQKQVVKQKWEAYNSLPSEERQKIRESGKSAKLLAPPPEAPAPESPAEPPPAEAGRN
- the ilvB gene encoding biosynthetic-type acetolactate synthase large subunit — protein: MMISGAEIVIRCLQEEKVDCVFGYPGGSVLHIYDALFKQDQVKHILVRHEQAAVHAADAYSRSSQRVGVALVTSGPGVTNTVTGIATAYCDSIPMVVLTGQVPTQYIGQDAFQECDTVGITRPCVKHNFLVKDVKDLAVTIKKAFHIAATGRPGPVVVDIPKDITAQMCEFEYPKAVQMRSYNPVVKGHLGQIKKAVQLLQEAKRPIIYTGGGVILSDAADKLTQLARKLNFPVTNTLMGLGGYPATDRQFVGMLGMHGTFEANMAMHYADVVLAIGARFDDRVIGNPEHFSQEKRRVIHIDIDPSSISKRVKVDVPIVGNVADVLDEILKLLDGGCKTDPELPDWWKQIEDWRGRNSLRYRQSEHIMPQYVVEKLYEVTGGNAFVTSDVGQHQMFAAQYYKFDQPRRWINSGGLGTMGVGLPYGMGVLMANPDATVACITGEASIQMCIQELSTCKQYGLPVKIINLNNGMLGMVRQWQEMFYSKRYSQSYVTSLPDFVKLAESYGHVGMKIERPEDVEPALRKAFTEHKDDLVFMDFIIDPAANVFPMVAAGKGLTEMILAEDL
- a CDS encoding RDD family protein → MPPSPPLPSAGLGRRLASLLYEGLVLFAVLLIGFWLPQALLLGNGIQFSARQLWLHVFLLLMLYCVWFWINGGQTLPMKTWRLRIVNANGGAIRPTQALLRYLASWPCLLLGGIGILWALIDKDRQFLHDRVAGTRIVQEPANT
- the ilvC gene encoding ketol-acid reductoisomerase; the encoded protein is MKVYYDKDADLSLIKGKNVTIVGYGSQGHAHAQNLRDSGVNVTVGLRKSGASWAKAEGAGLKVAEVKDAVAAADVVMILLPDENIPEVYKNDVEPNIKKGATLAFAHGFNVHYNQVVPRADLDVIMVAPKGPGHTVRSEYLKGGGVPSLIAIYQDVSGKAKDIALSYAAANGGTKGGVIETNFREETETDLFGEQAVLCGGAVELVKMGFETLVEAGYAPEMAYFECLHELKLIVDLMYEGGIANMNYSISNNAEYGEYVTGPEVINEQSREAMRNALKRIQTGEYAKMFILEGRTNYPSMTARRRLNAVHPIETVGGQLRDMMPWIKKNKLVDQTKN
- a CDS encoding RNA polymerase sigma factor, encoding MAAPHQLSSFLESVERRAFKQAMFAVHDEEAALDIVQDAMLKLAEKYGDRPEEEFPMLFQRILQNTIRDYYRRSKVRSMWTTLLSAFSKDDDEDHDPLETLAADEDQKGEARTPESKLLQAQTLNLIEDEIKKLPARQREAFLMRYWEDMDVAETAAAMGCSEGSVKTHCSRATHALAAALSAKGIEL
- the pssA gene encoding CDP-diacylglycerol--serine O-phosphatidyltransferase is translated as MTELKPRKTLFNPEVKRRGIYVLPNLFTTAALFAGFFAIVQAMQGDFERAAMAIFIAMVLDGLDGRVARLTNTQSAFGAEYDSLSDMVSFGAAPALVMYEWALQDLGRLGWISAFIYCAGAALRLARFNTTLEVVDKRFFQGLPSPAAAALVAGFVWVMIVSGVAGADVRGIACVLTIFAGVTMVSNIRYYSFKDVNLKKSVPFFVIAAIALGFALVAYSPEIALFGFFVLYGLSGYVLAALGLFKRKAI
- a CDS encoding DUF3619 family protein; translated protein: MKEERYAQRIRQALNHGLKDVSPAASRRLEAARHLALSKQKQTAPQLALNTGNRHTGSSWQEVPYVRQLLAIVALLLGMWISFYWHSVQYVSEIEAVDSALLADDLPPEAFLDEDFFSWLTDDSSDD